Genomic segment of Nothobranchius furzeri strain GRZ-AD chromosome 12, NfurGRZ-RIMD1, whole genome shotgun sequence:
TCTACAGACCATGACATCAGTGATGGAGACTAGTTAGAGGCAGCAGGTTGCTACTTGTGAGTTACCAACAACCAAGCAAAGTGTAACTGAACCCAAACTTACTGACACTTCCAGTTCATCTGTCATTACACAAGTTTTAATGAAGTAGAGAAGAATGAGAAATGAGTCAACATCTGTTCACATCTGACTGTCACTAACAAAATATGAAATGAGCACATTTCTGTCACTTACGTTGCCCTTGGTCAACTACCACCAGGACCAGCTCTCCATCACTGGGCTCCCCAGATGCTGTGGGTGgacgagctggtctgaaggaggcTGGAAATCAAATCATCAAACATCAGGCTTCTGCTCCAGAAAGCGTGAGTGTGAAACACTCAATGTGCTGACCTTGAGTAAAAGAATACAAACGAGATCATTAAACAGACTTACGTGGAAATGCAGGCTTAGGGGCCACCATCTTTTTTAGTTTTGCCTGCATTTCCACCGCAGACAGAAAGCTGCCCAGACACAAAGGCTGCAAATCTGAAAGGTGACAAAGTGTTTGTTTAATAGAATGTTATTTTAAGGTGTTGTAAACCATCAAAGATTAAATAGACAGAAAACATACTGAGATGCAGCCTTCGACCCCTGGTAGGAAGGAGAGACAGACACTCTGctgcagctggaggaggaggaagccacTGGGGTAGAGGTGGTGGCGgcagcaccagcagcagcagtagcgccCTCCCTCTGTCTGTCCCTCTTTCTCACGTAGCGGACGGCGTTCTCCATCTGCGAGCCTGGACCTGGCGCCGTCCTCCTTAGGTAGTTGACAAACCTGTACAGGTGAGACACAGAAGTTCATTCAGACTAACTTGTaagttgttgttgtgttttgacTCTATTGGTGGGAGACCATGGCTGTCTAGAAAGGAACTTACAAACTAAGTggattattactgttattataaataatgccatcatcatcattattagtaTAAGTAACCACCGGATCGTTTTGGGGTCCTTGGAGTCGTACAGGCTCTGCTGGCTCTCAAACTTGAAGTCCCCAAAGCCAACAAGGGCCTGTCCCTCCTGACCAGGCTGGAGGGATTTCACCCGCGCCTCCTCAAACGCCTGCCGGAACCGCACCGCCTCAGCAAATTCCGGGTATGCCAAGGAGTAACGGGTGAAGGCGTCCTGTGTGTTCACAAAATAAAGGTTAGAATGATCAAACTCTGTTATGCACAGAGGAGGGGAGCTGAGAGATCCCACCTTGTTGGCCATCAGAGGGGACTGAGAGCCTGTCCCCTCTCGCTCCTTCTGGTGAGAAGCCACCACCATCACGGCGTAGCCCACGTCGTTCTGCAGGAGCCAGTGGAAAGTCTTGCCCTGGTACGTCCCAAACTGGACCTTCCACCGGCTCAGCACGACGGTGGCGTTGTTGACATCGCTACCCTCGCTGGCGACGTGGGCCCTTGCCTCCACCTCCTCTGGCTGCTTGGCCCTGTACCCCTGCCTCTGGGGTCCCACGGCCTTTGCCTCATCTGAGGCCTTGAGGATCAGGGTCCCATTCTTGGCCTTCTTAAAATTTGGATGTTCCATCTAAATAAAGGAGGAAAGACTGGATGAGGAGCTGCAGGAAAACTAGGTTTACAGTTCATACTAAACCTGAGCAACTGCTGATCAGTAACAGATTATCTTATTTTTCATTAATGTTATGATTAGTTTACATGATGTGCTGTCCTGTCTTATGTGAAATAAACAACATAAGAAACAAACACTCACATTTCCTACACTGTTAGATTTTACCTATCCACTTTACGGTAATAAACTGGCAACACTGTTGCCAGCATGATACCGTGATGCATGGTTAACGGTAACTTACCACTTAGTGTTGATCCCAGAATTATACCGTATGTTTTATTGCTGTAAAAAACCCTCTGACTGCATGGTGGTGAGATGCTGTTGCCAGTAAAATACCGTAATATATTTCACAAGAAAATTACATCAATAACGCAACATTTTACTGTGATTAATAAATATGTGTTGTGCTGTATGTTTATGGTATGTTACCGTAAGCTCATTTCAAGGTATGCTGCAATACCTTTTCCAGTGATTTACCGTAAACATACACTTTTGCTACTGAAAATAGTCAACGCTGTCAGAGGGTACTGTGCTCTTGTGGGCAGTAATTTACCTTTTTCATGTCATATTTTACTAAGATATGAGTAAATGGTAACATACTGTAATAAAATAAAGGCTcccaaaataaaaggtttatacttgtgtgcgcgcacacacacacacctgcacacttgTTTGTGTGATTGTTGGATATATTTAAAATCAAGATGTAAACAAAATGCACtggattatctttttttttattacttgatttcttccattaaaacagaaaaacatacCAATAAATTGCCTGTGATTCAGTTTCCCCAGGGAGAGATAATacaaaattatgttttttttttaaatatttggaaGACAAAGGTAAGAAAAACAACAAGCGTCAtacaaaaacaaatatatttaacAGCCAGTTTCTTGGAACATGGGGAGAGAGGTTGACCATTCTTCTTAGCTTGTCGAGACAACTTGGGCCATGAGTGATCTGTGGAGACAGGTATGTTCCAAAAAGCAACAAGCTACACTTTAACACCTTGCCTGCTTTGCATAATTTATGCACTGTATTACAATCAAGTTTAGAAAAATGAAAACTGTGCTACCTAGTTTGAGGTTTTCCACTGAAATTCTGTCGGCCTTTGGAGAAAAGTTGTGACACGAGGATTAATGTGGACAACCTTCCGCTTCACACTTGTCCCAGTCTTCCTGCTTGTGCCAGATTTGGATGTACATTTTGTCCCTTCTTCGGGGTTAATTCTAACAAAAAATCTTAAGGATATAAATCAGTATAATTCAAGAACCCTGGGTTTGTAGGAAAATGACGACTAACTTGGGGATAGTTCATTCATCATAGCACTGATCATATAAATGTTATGACATACCTTTGAATTAACTCCAATGTtgcacatgctgcctcctggtatTCCAGATTCAGGACATAAAATGACCCAAAGAATACTGACAGTGCATCAGCAAAGCAGTTTGCTGAATGCAGTTCAAAGATTATGTGCCTTTCTGCACTCACCATCCAGCAGGTGGCAGTCAACAAACTCCTACCTAAataaatacagggagtgcagaattattaggcaaatgagtattttgtccacatcatcctcttcatgcatgttgtcttactccaagctgcatAGGctggaaagcctactaccaattaagcatattaggtgatgtgcatctctgtaatgagaaggggtgtggtctaatgacatcaacaccctatatcaggtgtgcataattattaggcaccttcctttcctttggcaaaatgggtcaaaagaaggacttgacaggctcaaaaAAGTCaagaatagtgagatatcttgcagagggatgaagcagtcttaaaattgcaaagcttctgaagcgtgatcatcaaacaatcaagtgtttcattcaaaatagtcaacagggtcgcaagaagcgtgtagacaaaccaaggtgcaaaataactgcccatgaactgagaaaagtcaagcgtgcagctgccaagatgccacttgccaccagtttggccatatttcagagctgcaacatcactggagtgcccaaaagcacaaggtgtgcaatactcagagacatggccaaggtaagaaaggctgaaagacgacctccactgaacaagacacacaagctgaaacatcaagactgggccaagaaatctctcaagactgatttttctaaggttttatggactgatgaaatgagagtgagtcttgatgggccagatggatgggcccgtggctggattggtgaagggcagagagctccagtccgactcagacgtcagcaaggtggaggtagagtactggtttgggctggtttcatcaaagatgagcttgtggggccttttcgggttgaggatggagtcaagctcaactcccagtcctactgccgtttctggaagacaccttcaagcagtggtacaggaagaagtctgcatccttcaagaaaaacatgattttcatgcaggacaatgctccatcacacgcgtccaagtactccacagcgtggctggcaagaaatggtataaaagaagaaaaactaatgacatggcctcattgttcacctgatctgaaccccattgagaacctgtggtccatcatcaaatgtgagatttacaaggagggagaacagtacacctctctgaacagtgtctgggaggctgtggttgctgctgcacgcaatgttgatggtgatcagatcaaaacactgacagaatccatggatggcaggcttttgagtgtccttgcaaagaaaggtggctatactggtcgctgatttgtttttgtattgtttttgaatgtcataaatgtatatttgggaatgtggagatgttatattggtttcactggtacaaataaataattgaaatgggtatatatttgttttttgttaagttacctaataattatgcacagtagtcacctgcacacacagatatccccctaaaatagctaaaactaaaaacaaactaaaaactacttccaaaaacattcagctttgatattaaggagtttttgggttcattgagaacacggttgttgttcaataataaaaatattcctcaaaaatacaacttgcctaataaatctgcactccctgtaagAGAAACACATTATGCAAcatgtagggctgtagcgaagcctcgacgacgtcgacggctcgattctaaaaatttgtcgacgtcagatccggaagtcgacgcatcacgcccacttgttgcatccccaggagtttgtaaatagaggaggaatctgcctgtttttcctctagttcgccctcttctccaccttcactaacatctccgccaaataccgaagacccggaacaatgtccgtccactactagattattttcctgttttgcccgccttcgtctcccggcaacggacaacaacttccggggtcagatgcgctgcttcgtctctaccgcagatgtagaaaatcaccgggagcgtttctcccttcattaaggagcttctttcagacatgaggagagctgttttggtggtagcagtctctcctccgtgctggtctgtttgctgctgggtgtttttggtttatttaaacttggtaacttgaacttaacgttgg
This window contains:
- the LOC129166932 gene encoding uncharacterized protein, with protein sequence MEHPNFKKAKNGTLILKASDEAKAVGPQRQGYRAKQPEEVEARAHVASEGSDVNNATVVLSRWKVQFGTYQGKTFHWLLQNDVGYAVMVVASHQKEREGTGSQSPLMANKDAFTRYSLAYPEFAEAVRFRQAFEEARVKSLQPGQEGQALVGFGDFKFESQQSLYDSKDPKTIRFVNYLRRTAPGPGSQMENAVRYVRKRDRQREGATAAAGAAATTSTPVASSSSSCSRVSVSPSYQGSKAASQFAAFVSGQLSVCGGNAGKTKKDGGP